GCCTCTTCGGCTGGCAGTTCCAGTCGGCGGGCCCGGACGCCGGAGGCTACGGCTTCTTCCAGCTCGACGGTAAGACCGTCGCCGCCGGTATGCAGACCACTCCGGAGCAGGGACCGCCCTCCTGGACGGTGTACTTCCAGAGCCCCGACGCGGAGGCCACGGCCAAGGCGGCGGAGCTGGCCAAGGGCTCCGTGCTCATGCAGCCCATGGACGTGATGGGCGAGGGCCACATGGCGATCCTCGCCGACGACGCGGGCGTGCCCTTCGGCATCTGGCAGCCGGGCCGCAACAAGGGCCTGGACGTGGCCGGGGACCCCGGCTCGCTGTGCTGGGTCGAGCTCTACACTCCGGACGTCCCCGAGGCCGCCGCGTTCTACGGCTCGGTCTTCGGCTGGAACACCTCGGCGATGCCGTTCCCCGGCGGCACCTACACCTGTATCAACCCAGCGGGGACCGAGGAGGAGGCCATGTTCGGCGGCGTCGTCCCGCTGGCCGACGACCCGACCGAGGCGGAGTCCGGCGCGTACTGGCTGCCGTACTTCGAGGTCACCGACACGGACGCCGCGGTCGCCAAGACCCAGGAGCTGGGCGGCACCGTCCGCATGCCCGCGACGGACCTGGAGGGCGTCGGCCGCATGGCGAAGCTCGCCGACCCGTATGGGGCACGCTTCGCGGTGATCAAGAGCGTGCCGCAGCAGGGCTGAACCCCGCCTGGTCCGGTAGGGGCCCCGATGTGCGGGCCCCTACCGAGCCCATTTCTCAGGCGGAGGCCCGTCGTACGAGTGTCGTCGGCAGCACCACACTGGACGGTGCGTCTCCGAGATGGTCTTCACCGGCCCGGCGGTCGAGATCACGCGCGGCCCCGTGGCCGAGGCCGCGCACAGCCCCACGGTCGAGGCCGCGCAGCAGCAGTCGGGCCATCAACCGGCCGATTTCCTCGATGTCCTGACGGACCGTCGTCAGCGGTGGGTCCGTCTGCTCGGCGACCGGCAGCATGTCGTCGAAGCCGATCACGGCGACGTCGTCGGGCACCCGCCGTCCGCGCTCACGCAGGACGCGCAGGGCGCCCGAGGCCGACAGATCGTTCGCGGCGAACACCGCGTCCACGTCGGGGCGGCGCTCAAGCAGCTCCCGCATCGCGTGCTCGCCGCCCGCGGGCGTGAAGTCGCCCTCGGCGATGAGCGCCGGATCGACGTCGGCCATGACGTCCCGGAACCCGTCGAGCCGGTCGGCCGCGGACGTCTGGTCGAGGGCGCCGGTGATGTGCGCGATGCGCGTACGGCCGAGTCCGGCGAGGTGACGTACGGCCTCGCGGGCGCCGCCCCGGTTGTCGCAGTCGACGTACACCGTGGGTGCGGCGTCGCGGGTGCCGTCGGCCCAGCCCGGGCGTCCGCCGAACACGGTCGGCACGCCCGCGCCCTGGATCAGTCCGGGCAACGGGTCGTGGAGGTGCAGGGAGAAGACGAGCGCGCCGTCGACGTGGCCGCCGGCGAGATAGCGGCCGACGCGTGCGTGGTCGTCGCGGCCCTCCGTGAGCAGCAGCACGAGTTGCGAGTCGTGTGCCGTCAATTCCTTGCTGATGCCGCGGAGTTGGAGTGCGAAGAAGGGGTCCGCGAAGACCCTGGTCTCCGGTTCGGCGATCACGACCGCCACCGCGTCATGGCGCCGCGTGACGAGGCTGCGCGCGGCCTGGTTCGGCACGTACCCGAGTTCTTCGACGGCCCGCCTCACCCGCTCGACGAGCGGCTCCCGCACGCCGTCACCACCGTTCACGACACGCGACGCGGTGGCACGGGAGACCCCGGCCCGCGCGGCCACGGCCTCCAACGTGGGGCGCGACGCTGTCCCGGTCACCTGTGGGCACCTCCTCGGCGGTTGCGGGTCAGGATAACCGCGCCCCCGCACACGCCGTGAGAGCGCTCCCGGATCACCGAAACCTCGGATCTCACAAAAGGCTTGCGCCGACGAGCCGTACGGGATGAAGATCGCCGCATGACCATGAGAAAGGCCCATGACGCCTGACCGCCCCGCGACCCCACTGGCCGCGTTCGCCCGACTCCCGCGCCCTTATCGGGACCGGCACATCGTCCGCAGCACGGTCGACGCCTTCGGGCGCGCGCACTGGCTCCTGACCGACGGGCCGCCCGAATCCCGCGGCAAGGAGCCGTACGACACCGTGGTCGTCACGGTCGGGGACGGCCGACCGCAGGAGACCCATCTCAGCCCGGTGCAAGGGAAGTTCCCCCGGTTCGACGCCCTCCCGGACGGCGGATTCGTCGTCGCGGAGACGCGCAGTGGCGTGCACGAGGAGCATGCGCAGGTCTTCGACGCCCTCGGACGCCTCTCCTGGACGTTTCGCGTGGGGGACGGAATCGAGCACCTGCTGGCCGACGAGGCCGGCGACCTGTGGGTGGGCTACTTCGACGAGGGTGTGTACGGCGACGACGAGCTCAGCTGGCCCGGGCTGCGACGCTGGAGCCACACGGGCGAACCTCTGTGGGCGTACCACCCGGAGGACGGCGGCGGCACGATCAGCGACTGCTACGCGCTCAACGTCAGCGGCCGCTCGGCGTGGGCCTGCGCCTATACGGACTTCTCCCTGCTGGAGATCGGCCCGGACCGGGGTGTGCGACCCCACGCCAACCAGGTCCGGGGTGCCAACGGACTGGCGGTCCATGACGGTCGCGTGACGTTCTTCGGCGGCTACGTGAACGACCACGACCGGCTCGTCATCGGCGAGCTGACAGATACGGGGGTCACCGCCGTCGCGGAGCGACGACTCGTCCGCCCCGACGGCACCGGCCTCGGTCCCCGCCGCCTCGTCTGCCGCGGCCCCCGCATCTACGTCCAGGAAGACCCCTTCACGGAGTGGACCGTGCTCGACATCAGCACCCGCTAGTGCTCATGCGCTTCGTGAGCCTCATGCGGCTCATGGGGCTCATGGGGCTCGTAACCCGGAATCGTCCCGTCCGTCTTCTTCACCAGGAACAACCCCACCATCCCCATGTCGGAATGGCTCTGGACGTGACAGTGGTACATCCACGCCCCGGCCCCGACGCCCTCCCCGGCGATCACCTGGAATCCGAACGAGTCCGCGGGCCCGACGATCTTGTTGTCGATGACCTGGCTCGGGTCGTCCGGCCCGGTCAGCAGCCCCGTACGGTTGTCCGCCCAGCGGTGACCGTGCATATGGAACGTGTGGTAGTACTCGCCGTGCGTGATCATCACGATCTCGACGCGGTCACCCACCGTGGCCTCGAAGTTGGGGCCGGAGTGACCCGTTTTGTTATTGATCGTCATGTCGTTGAAGACGATGGTGAAGGTCCGGTCGGGGAGGATGTCACCCTTGCGGCGGACGATCACTGGGCCGTAAAGGCCCTTCCGAATACCGCCCGTTCCGTGTTCGGTGCCGACCACATGGTCGTGGTAGTGCCAGTACCCCGCGCTCCCCGCGCGCCATGTGCCGTCCTTGCGGCGGCCGGGCGCGTGCGTGCGCCAGGTGTACGTGCGGGTGCCGCCCGGCTCGACGTCGCTCTTGTTCAACTTCGTTCCGTCGCTGGAGATTTCGTAGTCGAGGCCGTGGACGTGCAGGCTCGCCGCCACGTCCATCGTGTTCTCGAACTCGATGTGCAGCGTGTCGCCCTCGTTGAGCTCGATCAGCGGGCCGGGGACCGACGCCTTGCCCTTCTCGAAGCCGTAGCCCATCTGCCCGTCGGCCAGCTTCTCGGCGTACAGCTTGATGTGCCGGACCTCGCCGCCGGCCGGCGCGGACCGCGCCGGGCCGTCGGCGCTCACGGCCCGCGAGGCCATCGACAACGATGTCGCGCCCGTCGCGACCGCCGCCCCACCCAGCAGCATCCGCCGATTGAAGCCGCGCCTGTCCATGCCGAACTCCCCACTCTGGTACGGAATTTGCGGAGATGAACCTGTGAGACGGTAGCTGCCCGCCCGTCGTTTCTCCACACTCAGGACAAAGTTCGTTCCATCCCGGTCGTAGCTATTGGCGAGCCGTAAAAAGAGGTCTAGCTTCCTTGGCGCTGTTGCTGTGACCGACGAGGAGTGGATGACCACATGCGGCTCACATCGCATCAAACGACGTCAGTCTTACGAGGGTTGAGCGCGACAAAACACAGAGGCCGACCCCGTTCCTGGGCCGCCGCTCTGGCCGCCGGAGCCGTCATCGCCGGGGCGCTCTCGGCACCGTCCGCGAGCGCTCGCCCGGCTCCGGATCCGGCGCTGACAACGATGTCCGTCAAGTCGCCGCCGGGCGGCGCCAACGTACGGGTGCTGATCTTCTACGGTTCCGCGGCGGACGGGCCCGAAGCGCCGGTCGTGAACGCCGGAATCGAGGCCGTCGAGAAGATCGGCCTGTCCGGTTCCGCCGCCCAGCGCTTCAAGGTCGAGGCGACAGGCGACGCCTCGGTCTTCACCAACGAGACCAAGCTGGGCCGGTTCAACGCCATCGTGTTCCTCACGGGTGGCGGGGACGTCCTCGATCCGGAGCAGGAGGCCGGGCTCGAGGCCTACATGGAGGCGGGCGGCGGTTTCGTCGGCATCCATGACGCGGCCCGCGCCGAGCCGTACTCGGACTGGTTCACCGGACTCATCGGCGCCCGTCCGGCGAGCACCAGCCCGACGAACATCCAGCGGGCGACCGTTGAGGTCGGTGACCGGCAGCACCCTGCCACCAAGGACCTCCCGGTCCAGTGGAAGCGCCCCGACCAGTGGCTCAACTGGGTGAAGAACCCGTCGGGCGACGTACACACCGTGGCGCGGGTGCGCGAGTCGACGTATCAGCCGGGCGAGAGCAAGAACGGCTGGGACCATCCGGTGAGTTGGTGCCGCGACTACGACGGCGGCCGCTCTTTCTACACCGGTATGGGCGGCACGGTGTCGTCGTACGACGAGACCGAATTCCGTACGCATCTGCGCGGCGCCCTGCTCTGGACGACCCGCCTGGCGCAGGCCGACTGCAAGGCGACCATCAACGCCAGCTACAAGGCGGAGCGCCTGACGCAGCCCAATCAGCCCGGCCTGAACGACCAGATCGGCGAGCCGCACGGCCTGGTCACCGCACCCGACGGGCGCGTGCTCTCCATAGGCCGCGGCGGCGCGGACTCCTCCCGGCCGGTGATCACCGACTGGAACAACCCGGACGTCGGCAAGGGCAAGGGCGAGATCCACGTCTACGACCCGAAGACCAAGAAGGTCACCCTGGCGGGCGAGTTGACGGTCTTCGGCAACAAGGGCGGCGGCGACGAGCTGATCAAGGTCGAGGAGGGGCTGCTCGGCATCGAGATCGACCCTCGCTTCGAACAGAACGGCTGGGTGTATCTGCACTACACACCGCACTCGCAGATCAACCGCGACACGCGGATGGCCGAGCGCCGCGTCTCCCGCTTCACGCTCGATTCCGCCACCGGCAATCTGGACCTGAGCAGTGAGAAGGTACTGCTCAAGTGGCCAGTGCAGATCCACAGTTGCTGCCACGCGGGCGGCGGGATGGCCTGGGACTCGAAGGGCAACCTGTACATCGCGACGGGTGACAACAACTCCAGCCGCTTCAGCGACGGTTACTCGGGCAACAACCCCGTGCCCCACTACAAGGGCGTGTCGTTCGCGGACGCGCGCCGCACCGCGGGCAACACCAACAACCTCAACGGCAAGATCCTGCGCATCCACCCGGAGCCCGACGGCACGTACACGCTCCCGGAAGGCAATCTCTTCACCGGCGAGGAGACCGCCGAGGGCGGCGGCAAGACGCGCGGTGAGATCTATGTGATGGGGGTCAGGAATCCCGCGCGGATCGCCGTCGACAAGAAGACCGACACCCTGTACGCCGGGTGGGTCGGCCCGGACGCGGGCGCGCCGTCGACCACCTGGGGCCCCGCCAAGTACGACACCTTCGCCGTCATCACCAAGGCGGGCAACCGGGGCTGGCCGTACTGCATGGGCAACAACCAGCCCTACCGCGACCGCAATCTGCCCGACCCGACCAAGCCGCTCGGCTGGTACGACTGCGACCACCCCAAGAACGAGTCCCCGAACAACGACGGTCTCGTCAACCTCCCGCCGGTCACCGGCAGCAACATCTGGTACTCGCCCCAGGGCGGCGCTCCGGACTATCCCCGCGACGCGAACGGCATCCCCTCGTACAAGCAGGAGGAGGCCACCTATCTGCTGCCGTGGCTCAAGGGCGGCGGCCAGGCGGCGATGAACGGGCCGGTCTACCGGTACGACGCGACGAGTCCGAGTGACGCGTGGCCCTCGTACTGGGACGGCAAGTGGTTCGTCGGCGACTTCTACGACGCCGACCAGCCGCGCAACGCCGTGCTCACCGACCCGAAGACGCAAGGAGACGGCGGGCTGCCGATCCACTCGGAGTCACTGAAGAAGATCGTGCCCATCGGCAACGACGGCATCAAGAACCTCATGGACTGGAAGTTCGGACCGGACGGCGCGCTGTACGTCCTCGACTACGGGCGCGGCTTCTTCACCTCGGACTCCAAGTCGGCGCTGTGGAAGGTCACTTACACCGGTGGCGGGGCGACCCCGACCGCCGACCAGCTGGCAAGGGGGGCCCAGTGATGCGCCAACGAAGAGTCTGGACGGCTTTGCTCGCCGTGCTGCTGACGCTGCTCGGGCTTCCGGCGACGTCGGCGGCCGGACAGAGCGAAGCCCCGGCACGGGCGGCAGCCGCCCAGGTGCTCACCTGGACGGCCGGCGACGACATCACCAAGTACACGTCGGTGCCGACGACGGCGGTGGCGGGGCCGACGACGATCGTCTTCGAGAACAGCGTGGCGACCGGCAACACCACCGGTATGCCGCACACGCTGACGTTCGCGACGTCCGACCCCGAGTTCAACAGCGACGTCGAGCTCAACATCCTCGCCAACCCGAACGACGACCAGGGCGGCCGCCACACCGCCGAGGTCACGCTCACCCCGGGCCGCTACTTCTACCACTGCACGATCCCCGGCCACGGCCAGATGCAGGGCATCCTCGTCGTGACCGAGGGCAGCGGCGACGACACGACGGCGCCCGAGACGTCGGCGAGCGTGAGCGGTACGCAGAACGGGCAGGGGCAGTACGTCGGTTCGGCGAGCGTGACGATCAGCGCGACCGACACGGGCGGTTCCGGCGTCGACCGGACGGAGTACGCGGTCGGCGCCACGGGAGCCTGGCAGCCGTACACCACGCCCGTCGTGTTCGACCAGGTCGGCAGCCACACGGTTCGCTACCGGGCCACGGACAAATCCGGCAACGTGGCGGCGGAGAAGAGCGTCACATTCACGGTGGTCGCGCCGCCGTCCGACGACACGACACCGCCCGAGACCTCGGCGACGGTGAGCGGTATGCGGAACGATGAGGGGGCCTATCTCGACATGGCCACGGTCACCGTCTCCGCCTCCGACACCGGCTCGGGGGTCAACACGATCGAGTACGCGGTCGATTCCGGCGCCTGGATGCCGTACACCGCACCGGTGATGGTGCATCAACTCGGCGAGCACACCGTGCGCTACCGCGCCACCGACAAGGTGGGCAACGTGGCCGCCGAGAAGAGTGTCACGTTCACGGTGGTCGCGCCGCCCGCCGAGGACACGACGCCACCCGTGACGGGCGTGACCGTCGACGGGACGCTCAACTCCGACGGGGCGTACGTCGGGAACGCCAAGGTGACCGTGAGCGCCATGGACGAGGGCGGTTCGGGAGTCGCCGCGATCGAGTACTCGCTCGACGGCGGGCCCTATCTGGCGTACACCGCACCGGTGTCGGTGGACCGCGTCGGCGCGCACACCGTGGCGTACCGGGCGAGCGACAAGGCGGGCAACACGTCCGAGCCACGGACGGTGAGCTTCACGGTCGCGCCGGGCGGCGGCGTTCCCGCGCCCAACTGCCCTGAGTACGACGAGCGGTTGACGGTGATCGTCGGCACGGTCGACTCGGGCGTACCGAACCGGGTCACCAACAACCGTTGCCGCATCAATGAGTTGATCGAGGACGAGAGGGAGTGGACCTCCCAGGCGCTGTTCCTCAAGCACGTCACGACCGTCCTGGACAAGCTCCTCAAGGAAGGCGTCATCGACCAGCGCGAGGACAACCGGATCACCAAGGCCGCCAAGCAGTCCCGCATCGGCAAGCCGGGCCAGACGGAGGGCTACCGCACGATCTTCGACGGCTCGCAGGCGTCCTTCGACCGGTGGGAACATGTGGGCGGCGGCTCGTTCGGGCGGAACGCCGACGGATCGATGACGTCCGGCACGTCCAAGGGCGGGCTCGGCATGCTGTGGTTCCCGCAGCGCAAGTACGGCGACTTCTCGCTGAAGCTCCAGTGGCGTGACGACGCGCCGGGCACCGGTAACGCCAACTCCGGGGTGTTCGTGCGGTTCCCGGGGGTCCACGACCACCCGGAGGAGTCACGGCCCGAGTGGGTCGCCATCAAGTACGGCCACGAGGTGCAGGTGCTCGACCGGCCGGACGGCGACATGTACAAGACGGGGTCGGTCTACGGCTTCGACCGCGTGGGCCTCGCGGGTGCCGGCGTCACCCAGAAGGGCACCTGGAACGACTACGAGATCCGCGTCGTCGACCAGCACTACTCGGTGTACCGCAACGGCGTGCTGATCAACGAGTTCGACAACCTCGGCGGCCAGGACTTCTATCCGCCGCGCTCGGACGACCCGGGCACGGACGGACGGCGGTTCGCCTCCGGCTACCTCGGGCTTCAGGTGCACGGCACGACGGATGTGATCTCGTACCGGGACATCCGGATCAAGGAGTTGTGAGGGTCCACAGGGACGGCATCGGTCCTGTCTGAGCCGTTGTCAGTGGCGTGCGGCATGCTGTGATCAGTGGCAGCCGTACGCCACTGACGACGGGGAGGTCTGTGTTGCTCACGGGGATCGAAGAGGTCGACCGGGCGTCGATGGGGCACGCCGCCGACCTCCGGTCCCCATCGCGCCCGGGGACCGGTCCTCGTGCGCCGGACGGCGGATCCCGCGCGGTTCGCCGGGCTATTCCTCGTGCTTGGCCCGGCTCGGCTGCACCCGCTTCGGTTCGCCCGGCATCTTCGGGTACTCGGGCGGGTACGGCAGATCGCCCAGGCCGTGGTCGTGCTCGTCGCGGCTGGCGAGTTCCAGCAGGGCCTCCAAAGAGAAGGCGTGGTCGTCCATGTCGGCGTGCACATCGCCCAGTTCGGCGAAGCGTCCCGGCATGGTCGCGAGGTCGAAGTCCTGGGGCTGGGCGTCGTCCACCTCGTCCCAGCGCAGGGGTGCGGAGACGGGGGCGTGCGGGCGGGGGCGTACCGAGTAGGCGGAGGCGATGGTGCGGTCCCTGGCGGCCTGGTTGTAGTCCACGAAGATCTTTTCGCCCCGCTCCTCCTTCCACCAGGCGGTGGTGACCTGGTCGGGCATACGGCGCTCCAGTTCGCGCCCGACGGCGATGGCGGCCCGGCGCACCTGTGTGAAGGTCCAGCGCGGCTGGATCGGCACGAAGACGTGCAGGCCGCGACCGCCGGAGGTCTTGGGCCAGCCGCGCAGATCGCCGTACTCGTGGAGGACGGCGCGCAGTTCGTGGGCGGCGCGTACGGCGTCGGCGTAGTCCGTGCCGGGCTGTGGGTCGAGGTCGATGCGGAGTTCGTCGGGGCGGTCGACGTCGTCGCGGCGGACCGGCCACGGGTGGAAGGTGAGCGTGCCGAACTGGGCGGCCCACAGGACGGCGGCGGGCTCGGTGGGGCACATCTCGTCGGCGCTGCGGCCGCTGGGGAACGTGATGTGGGCCGTGGGGATCCAGTCGGGCATGTTCTTGGGTGCCCGCTTCTGGAAGAAGGACTCACCCGTCACACCGTCCGGGTACCGCTCCAGGGTGGTGGGGCGGTTACGGAGGGCGCGCAGGATGCCGTCGCCGACGGCCAGGTAGTACTGGGCGAGGTCCAGCTTCGTGAAACCGCGCTCGGGGAAGAAGATCTTGCCCGGGCTGGACAGACGTACGGTCCTCCCGGCTACCTCGAGTTCCACCGCGTCGCCCATGCTCGCCACGGTAGGCGCAGGGCGCACGCCTTGCACACCGGGCGAGAGGCCGCGTCACCGAGCAGAATCGGAGCCCTACCTGGCGCCCCTCACGCCGAACCGGCGAGCCTCTGACCCCGAGGGCCCGCTTCGGCAGGCAACGGCGGCCCAGCCGCGCTCGCCGTACGCGCAGATGCGCCGGCCGCAGCCAGGACATGGTGGCCAAGGCGAACAGGCTCTGGCCACCACGTCTTTCCCGGTCGGCCGAAGGTCAGGCGGGCCCACCCCGTCGCAGGGCATGCCGGCCACCCCGTCCGGACTTGCCGGAGTGCGCAGGCGGGCGGTCGGCATAAGGCTGGGGGCCAAGACCGTGCGCAGCCGGACCGCGACCAGCCCGATGCGGCAGCGCCCAACCGCCGAGCCGAGGAAGGGCGTGATCAGCGTGTCCCGGAGCCGCCGTCTGATCCTGAGCTCGCCGTCCGAGGTGTGGAGCCTGCTGTCCGACGGCGACCGCTACGGGGAGTGGGTGACAGGAACCCAGCAGGTGCTCGCCGCGGACCCGAACTGGCCGGCCGTGGGCGCCCGCCTGCAAGTCCGCGTCGGAGTCGGTCCTGTGACCCTCGACGACACGTGCGTCGTCCGCATCTGCGAACCGCGGCACCGTCTGGAACTGGAAGCGAAGGCAGATCCTTTCGGCGCGGCCCGCATCGCCATGAACTTGATCCCCTGGGGCGAGAACACCCTCTTCACCCTCGACTGGCACCCCCTCCGGGGCCCCGGCACCCGGATGCACGGACTCCCCGTGGACTACATCGTCGGGGTCCGCAACGGCATGATGCTGACGAAGCTGGCCCGGATCGCGGTGCGCGAGCACGTCGAGCATGTGTGAGGCCCGGATCGCGCCCGCCGCGCGCCTCGCGCCGGGCGCGCGTGGCTCATAGATTCGAAGCATGGATCTGCCGGTGATGCCGCCCGTGAAGCCGATGCTCGCCAAGTCCGTGGCGAAGATCCCGCCGGACATGCACTACGAGGCGAAGTGGGACGGTTTCCGGGCGATCGTGTTCCGCGACGGCGCCGAGGTCGAGCTCGGCAGTCGCACCGGGAAGACGCTGACCAGGTACTTTCCCGAGCTGGTCGAGGCGTTGCGGGAGCGGCTGCCGGAGCGTTGTGTGATGGACGGCGAGATCGTGATCGCCCGGGAGGGGCGGCTCGACTTCGACGCGCTCACGGAACGGATCCACCCCGCTCAGTCGCGGGTGCGGATGCTGGCCGAGAAGACCCCCGCCTCCTTCGTGGCCTTCGATCTGCTGGCGCTCGCCGACGAGTCGCTGCTCGACGTCCCGCTGGGCGACCGGCGCGCCCTGCTGGTCATGGCGCTGTCGGGCGTGACGGCACCGGTGCATGTGGCGCCGGCGACCACGGACCGCGAGGTGGCGCAGCGCTGGTTCGAGCACTACGAGGGCGCGGGCCTCGACGGAGTGATCGCCAAACCGCTCACGCTGCCCTATCTGCAGGACGAGCGCGCCATGTACAAGATCAAGCACGAGCGGACGGCGGACGTCGTCGTCGCCGGTTACCGCTTCCACAAGAGCGGGCCGGTGGTCGGCTCCCTGCTGCTCGGCCTGTACGACGACGGGGGCACCCTCCAGCACGTGGGCGTGAGCGCAGCGTTCCCGATGAAGCGGCGCGCGGAGCTGGTGGAGGAGCTGGAGCCGCTGCGGATGGAGGAGGTCGAGGAGCACCCGTGGGCGGCCTGGGCGGACGAGGCGGCGCACGAGACGGCACGGTTGCCGGGCGCGCCCAGCCGGTGGTCGTCGAAGAAGGACCTCTCCTGGGTGCCGCTGCGGCCCGAACGCGTGGCCGAGGTGGCCTACGACCACATGGAGAACGGCGTGCGGTTCCGGCACACGGCCCGCTTCCGCCGCTGGCGCCCCGACCGCGCCGCCGAGAGCTGCACATACGCCCAGTTGGAGGAGCCGGCGGGCTACGACCTCGCGGAGATCTTCGGCCCCCAGGACTGACCGCCGCCGACCAGCCCTCAGCTTCTCGCCCACGCACGCCACGCGGCCGATCACCCACTTACTCCACCGCCGATGTGCCGTCCTGTACTCCGCCTCCGATGTGCCGTAGTGCGCCGATCGGGTCAAGAGCGCCGCCCAAGCAGAGCCGATCGGCTCAAGTACCGCGCGCAATCAGAATCGAACGGGTATGGCCTCCGATGGGCCTATAAGCGCACAATCAAGGACGCGAGACGGGGGCGAACGGTGGGTATGCGACAGATGGCGCGAACGCGGCGCGGCGCGATGACGGCGGCACTGCTGGCCATCACGGCCATGGGATCCCTGATGACGGGCTGCACGGCGGATGACGGTGCGCGCGGCCGCACGGTCGACGACGGGCGCGGCCCGGCCCAGGGGCCGGGCGAGGACCACAAGGAGACCGCGAGCACAGGTTCGGTGCTCGCCGTGAAGATCGACAATGTACGGGCGGCCCGCCCCCAGACGGGCCTGGACGCAGCCGACGTCGTCTACACGGAGCAGGTCGAGGGCGGCCTCAGCCGGCTGATGGCGATCTACGCCAGCAAGTTCCCGAAGGCCATCGGGCCCGTGCGCAGCGCCCGCGAGTCGGATCTTGAGCTGCTGCGCCAGTTCGACGAGCCGACGCTCGCCTACTCGGGCGCCCAGCACAAGCTGCTGCCGCTGATCGAGAAGGCCCCGCTGGACGCCCAGCCGCCGGGAGAGGCGTCCAACGGGTACTACCGGGGGACGGACAAGCCCGCGCCGCACAATCTGTATCTGCGTCCCGAGCAGCTGGTGGGATCCGCGCCGGGCAGCGACGCCCTGACCACGGGGTTCCATTTCGGTACGGCGCCCGCGGGCGGCAGTCCGGAGACATCACGCACCGTGCGCTACCCGTCCGCCCGCTTCACCTTCACCTGGTCCGAGAGCCGGCAGCGCTGGCTGGTGGCCATGGACGGAACGCCCACCGTGACGACCGAGGGCAAGACGGTGGCTCCGGCGACGGTCGTCGTGCAGTACGTGAAGGTGCGCCCGTCCCAGTTCCACGACTCCCTGGGCAACAACACGCCGTACACGGAGACGGTGGGCTCGGGGAAGGCGGAGGTGCTGCGCGACGGCCGCGTCTTCGACGTGAACTGGGCGCGTCCCAACGCGGCGGACGGCACGGAGTTCACCACGTCGGACGGCACGCCGATGAACTTCGCGCCGGGCCAGGTGTGGGTGGTCTTCGCGAAGGCCTGAGGAGGCGTGACCGGCGGGCCGGACCCGGGGCCTACCGAACGGGCCTGACCAGGCCCTGCCGTCGAATGCGCGCCTGTCGGCCAATGCCTAAGCGGCGCCGGGGAAGTGCGGGTGCGTTCCCGCGTCGTTCGGTGCGTGCTCTCGGCGTGCCGGGCGAAGGTCCTCGTAGCGGAGCTACTTGGGCCTTTGGCCGGTGCGGCGAGAGTGCGTGCCGGGCGGCGTGGGTGCGTGCCTGAACTTCCCCGGGGTCGCTTAGCTCTGGGTGATGAGGGGTTCCGCCGGATTGCGGAGCCCCTCCGCCGCGTCCGAGACGCGCCGGATGAGGTCGAAGAACGTCGCCTGCTCCTCCGCGGAGAGCGGGGCGAGGAAGACCTGGTTCATGCGCGCGGTGCGGACGGTCAGCTTGCGGTGCGTGCGCTTCCCGTCGTCCGTGAGGCGCAGCAGGAAGCGGCGGCCGTCCTGCGGATCGCGCACCTTGTCGAGCAGTCCACGGCGGCCGAGCCGGCTGATGACCTCGGCGATGGTGGACCGGTCGAGCCCCACGCGCTCCCCCACGGTGCGCTGGTCCAGGCCCGGCTCGGCGACCAGCGCGTTGAGGACCGCGAACTGCGGCGAGGTGATCTCCTCCGAGAC
This genomic interval from Streptomyces dengpaensis contains the following:
- a CDS encoding OmpL47-type beta-barrel domain-containing protein — translated: MRQRRVWTALLAVLLTLLGLPATSAAGQSEAPARAAAAQVLTWTAGDDITKYTSVPTTAVAGPTTIVFENSVATGNTTGMPHTLTFATSDPEFNSDVELNILANPNDDQGGRHTAEVTLTPGRYFYHCTIPGHGQMQGILVVTEGSGDDTTAPETSASVSGTQNGQGQYVGSASVTISATDTGGSGVDRTEYAVGATGAWQPYTTPVVFDQVGSHTVRYRATDKSGNVAAEKSVTFTVVAPPSDDTTPPETSATVSGMRNDEGAYLDMATVTVSASDTGSGVNTIEYAVDSGAWMPYTAPVMVHQLGEHTVRYRATDKVGNVAAEKSVTFTVVAPPAEDTTPPVTGVTVDGTLNSDGAYVGNAKVTVSAMDEGGSGVAAIEYSLDGGPYLAYTAPVSVDRVGAHTVAYRASDKAGNTSEPRTVSFTVAPGGGVPAPNCPEYDERLTVIVGTVDSGVPNRVTNNRCRINELIEDEREWTSQALFLKHVTTVLDKLLKEGVIDQREDNRITKAAKQSRIGKPGQTEGYRTIFDGSQASFDRWEHVGGGSFGRNADGSMTSGTSKGGLGMLWFPQRKYGDFSLKLQWRDDAPGTGNANSGVFVRFPGVHDHPEESRPEWVAIKYGHEVQVLDRPDGDMYKTGSVYGFDRVGLAGAGVTQKGTWNDYEIRVVDQHYSVYRNGVLINEFDNLGGQDFYPPRSDDPGTDGRRFASGYLGLQVHGTTDVISYRDIRIKEL
- the ligD gene encoding non-homologous end-joining DNA ligase, yielding MGDAVELEVAGRTVRLSSPGKIFFPERGFTKLDLAQYYLAVGDGILRALRNRPTTLERYPDGVTGESFFQKRAPKNMPDWIPTAHITFPSGRSADEMCPTEPAAVLWAAQFGTLTFHPWPVRRDDVDRPDELRIDLDPQPGTDYADAVRAAHELRAVLHEYGDLRGWPKTSGGRGLHVFVPIQPRWTFTQVRRAAIAVGRELERRMPDQVTTAWWKEERGEKIFVDYNQAARDRTIASAYSVRPRPHAPVSAPLRWDEVDDAQPQDFDLATMPGRFAELGDVHADMDDHAFSLEALLELASRDEHDHGLGDLPYPPEYPKMPGEPKRVQPSRAKHEE
- a CDS encoding SRPBCC family protein, translating into MSRSRRLILSSPSEVWSLLSDGDRYGEWVTGTQQVLAADPNWPAVGARLQVRVGVGPVTLDDTCVVRICEPRHRLELEAKADPFGAARIAMNLIPWGENTLFTLDWHPLRGPGTRMHGLPVDYIVGVRNGMMLTKLARIAVREHVEHV
- a CDS encoding ATP-dependent DNA ligase, whose translation is MDLPVMPPVKPMLAKSVAKIPPDMHYEAKWDGFRAIVFRDGAEVELGSRTGKTLTRYFPELVEALRERLPERCVMDGEIVIAREGRLDFDALTERIHPAQSRVRMLAEKTPASFVAFDLLALADESLLDVPLGDRRALLVMALSGVTAPVHVAPATTDREVAQRWFEHYEGAGLDGVIAKPLTLPYLQDERAMYKIKHERTADVVVAGYRFHKSGPVVGSLLLGLYDDGGTLQHVGVSAAFPMKRRAELVEELEPLRMEEVEEHPWAAWADEAAHETARLPGAPSRWSSKKDLSWVPLRPERVAEVAYDHMENGVRFRHTARFRRWRPDRAAESCTYAQLEEPAGYDLAEIFGPQD
- a CDS encoding DUF3048 domain-containing protein produces the protein MRQMARTRRGAMTAALLAITAMGSLMTGCTADDGARGRTVDDGRGPAQGPGEDHKETASTGSVLAVKIDNVRAARPQTGLDAADVVYTEQVEGGLSRLMAIYASKFPKAIGPVRSARESDLELLRQFDEPTLAYSGAQHKLLPLIEKAPLDAQPPGEASNGYYRGTDKPAPHNLYLRPEQLVGSAPGSDALTTGFHFGTAPAGGSPETSRTVRYPSARFTFTWSESRQRWLVAMDGTPTVTTEGKTVAPATVVVQYVKVRPSQFHDSLGNNTPYTETVGSGKAEVLRDGRVFDVNWARPNAADGTEFTTSDGTPMNFAPGQVWVVFAKA